From the Paenibacillus sp. R14(2021) genome, the window GCCCGGCCTATGACGAAATCGTGAAGAAAACAGCTCCCGGAGGCGCGTTCACGAACGATGAAGCTGGTCGTTGGAGCTCGTTCAAAGAAGCGGAGAAGCTGCTTCTTGGTGACGACGGCGGTGCATTGCCGGTTTATCAAGCAGGAGAAGCGCTTCTCATTAATCCGAAAGTCAAAGGCGTGGAATACTTTGTAGTTGGAGGACTCATCTCCTATCGAAATATTTCAATTCAAAATAATTAGCAACGCCGTCCAAACATCATTAGAAATCGACAGATTCCAATTGCATAGTAAGAGACAAAAGAGCGCTATGCGCTCTTTTGTCTACCAAGGGGTATGATCATGACAACGTATATTTTCAAGCGAATATTTTGGGCGATCGTCACATTAGTGGTCATTTTATTTGTTCTTTTCCTGCTCCTGGAGTTTTTACCGGGGTCGCCGTTTAATGATGAACGATTATCGGTTGACCAAATTGCGATATTGCGCGAGCACTATGGATTAAATAAGCCTTTCTTTGAAAAGGCTGCCATATTTTTCGTCAACGCCTTAAAGGGCGATTTCGGCATTTCCTATTCGATTATCAAGAACCAGCCTGTTGCTGGGCTGGTATGGTCGGAACTCGGCGTATCCATGCGAATTGGCTTGCAGACCATGGTTATCGGTAGTTTTCTGGGGATGATTCTCGGCATCATTGGCGTAATCGCACACAATACGTGGAAGGATAACGCCGCTACGATCGTCTCCGTCATTGGCGTAAGCGTCCCTTCTTATGTGTTCGCTCTGCTGCTCAGCTACTTTGTCGGCTATCGATTAGGATGGACGGACATTAGTTATTCCATTGATAAACCGTACAGTTCCTCCATTCTTCCTACAATCGCCTTGTCGATGTTTGTCATTGCGCAAGTCGCGCGTTTTCTGCGATCGGAGCTCATCGAGGTACTGAACTCGGAATACATTCAGCTTGCTCGTGCCAAAGGCGTACGATCCAAACAGATTATCTTTAAACATGGACTACGAAATGCGCTCATCTCTGTCATTACGATTGCCGGGCCGCTGCTCGTTAACCTTATGACGGGATCGCTCGTTATTGAGAAAGTGTACGGCATTCCGGGCATCGGGAGTCTATTGGTTAATGCCATTCAAGTCAAGGATTATAACGTCATTGTCATGATCGCTTTCGTGTACAGCGCATTGTATATTGCCATGAACTTAATCGTTGATATTTTATATGGCGTCATCAACCCGAAGATCCGCGTTGCAAAAGGAGGTTCATCTTGATTACTGGAACGAATCTATTCAAATTAGCTAAACGTCGTAAACAGCTCGAACAAGACATCGCGCAGATTGAGGCGCGCAGCTTTTCCAAAGATGCTTTTGTGCGTTTTCGCAAGAACAAAGGCGCGGTTTTTGGCGTTGTTGTCATTGCCATTATCTTTGTGCTGGCCCTGATCGGTCCCCTTCTCAGCGGCAGAGCGTATGATCATGTCGAGAAGCGTCAATTGAATCTGCCTCCGAGAGCGCCGGTATTGGAAAACATCGGTATTTTCGATGGGAAGATAAGCGGGACCAATATGTATGATACGCCGGCCTTGGAGAACGTCTACTATTGGTTCGGCAGCGATAGCTTAGGCCGCGATTTGTGGACCCGGGTTTGGAAAGGAACCCAGATCTCGTTTTTGATCGCTGTCATCGCAGTAGCGGTCGACGTGTTGATCGGCATTTCGTTCGGTCTTATCTCGGGTTATTTTGGCGGAAAAATGGATATGGTCATGCAGCGATTTGTGGAGATTATCAACGGCATCCCTAATTTGGTTGTCGTCATCATCTTTGCGATTATTTTAAAACCGGGGATCGTCACCATCATACTCGCGATAATGATAACGGGCTGGATCGGAATGAGCAGCGTGGTCCGTTCACAAGTAATGGCACTTAAAGAGCAAGAGTTCGTGCTGGCTGCAAAAACATTAGGCGCTTCCCATTTCAAGATTATCGTCAAGGAATTACTGCCGAATATTGCTGGGCAAATTCTAGTGATGTCGATGTTCTCGATCCCGAGCGCGATCTTTTACGAATCCTTCCTAGCGTTTGTCGGTTTAGGACTTCAACCGCCCCAAGCCTCGCTTGGCGTTCTGATCAGTACAGGATACCAGAGCCTGTTGACCCAGCCCTATCTTATCGTTTCTCCTGTCATCGTACTTTCGCTGTTGATGCTTAGCTTCAACTTGATTTCCGATGGGCTTCGCGACGCTTTAGATACAAAAATGAAACATATTTAGGTGATGATATGGATAACAACAACGTACTGGAAGTGCAGAACTTAACGATTACATTTAACATGCAGCAAGGGTATAACCATGTTATTCGCGACGTCTCCTTTCATTTAAAGCGCGGGGAAACGCTTGCGATCGTAGGGGAAAGCGGCAGCGGGAAGTCGGTAACAACCAAATCCATCCTGGGGCTCGCTGGCAAAAATGCGATAATCGAGGGCAGCATTCTCTTCAATCAGGATGGAAGAATCGTTGACTTAACCAAACTGAGCGATAAGGAATTTGAGACATCGATTCGCGGGAGTAAAGTTGCGATTATTTTCCAAGACCCGATGACAAGTCTCAATCCGACAATGACGGTGGGCAAGCAAATCATGGAGAGCATGTTGATTCACCGCGTCGTGTCGAACAAGAAAGATGCCCTTGCCCAGACCCTGAAATTGTTAGCGCTTGTCGGCATCGACAATCCCACGAAACGCATCAAACAATACCCCCATCAATTATCCGGCGGGATGAGGCAGCGGATCGTGA encodes:
- the opp3C gene encoding oligopeptide ABC transporter permease; translation: MITGTNLFKLAKRRKQLEQDIAQIEARSFSKDAFVRFRKNKGAVFGVVVIAIIFVLALIGPLLSGRAYDHVEKRQLNLPPRAPVLENIGIFDGKISGTNMYDTPALENVYYWFGSDSLGRDLWTRVWKGTQISFLIAVIAVAVDVLIGISFGLISGYFGGKMDMVMQRFVEIINGIPNLVVVIIFAIILKPGIVTIILAIMITGWIGMSSVVRSQVMALKEQEFVLAAKTLGASHFKIIVKELLPNIAGQILVMSMFSIPSAIFYESFLAFVGLGLQPPQASLGVLISTGYQSLLTQPYLIVSPVIVLSLLMLSFNLISDGLRDALDTKMKHI
- a CDS encoding ABC transporter permease, whose protein sequence is MTTYIFKRIFWAIVTLVVILFVLFLLLEFLPGSPFNDERLSVDQIAILREHYGLNKPFFEKAAIFFVNALKGDFGISYSIIKNQPVAGLVWSELGVSMRIGLQTMVIGSFLGMILGIIGVIAHNTWKDNAATIVSVIGVSVPSYVFALLLSYFVGYRLGWTDISYSIDKPYSSSILPTIALSMFVIAQVARFLRSELIEVLNSEYIQLARAKGVRSKQIIFKHGLRNALISVITIAGPLLVNLMTGSLVIEKVYGIPGIGSLLVNAIQVKDYNVIVMIAFVYSALYIAMNLIVDILYGVINPKIRVAKGGSS